The following are from one region of the Sorghum bicolor cultivar BTx623 chromosome 2, Sorghum_bicolor_NCBIv3, whole genome shotgun sequence genome:
- the LOC8078461 gene encoding uncharacterized protein LOC8078461: protein MARRGAPAKGTWRPRRKPSHAHADVDRDGDGTEGGRAPPKGNGAAAAAGGGGGGGFFCCYLLRSLCPRSKSRTYIGFTVNPRRRIRQHNGEIVSGAWRTRRGRPWEMVLCIYGFPSNVAALQFEWAWQHPTESLAVRKAAAEFKSLSGIGNKVKLAYTMLNLPSWENLNLAVNFFSSKNTKFTAGCPSLPSQMKTVVCAMEDLQCQQADGPSSEEDGNDIRDPEEPQDNDEELSDSSLRDGYSYSDHCFQQPSSDDQVQPMDEQTGTAGSDVEDDLADELAPAMGWSQLLEARRELNGPRTSPLCSLSPCSEDVGLEEGSGLMSPLLMPNASSDDDDGRGRRILYGNDVVDLVTPTPVGRLPRRDCVSSICPKIIDLTSSPIVIQL from the exons ATGGCCAGGAGGGGAGCGCCGGCGAAGGGCACCTGGAGGCCGAGGAGGAAACCCTCGCACGCGCACGCGGACGTCGACCGCGACGGCGATGGCACGGAAGGCGGGCGCGCGCCGCCAAAGGGAAACGGAGCTGCCgctgcggccggcggcggcggcggcggcgggttctTCTGCTGCTACCTGCTCCGGTCCCTCTGCCCGCGCAGCAAGAGCCGAACCTACATCGGCTTCACGGTGAACCCGCGGCGGCGGATCCGGCAGCACAACGGGGAGATCGTCAGCGGCGCGTGGCGGACCCGGCGCGGCCGGCCCTGGGAGATGGTGCTCTGCATCTACGGCTTCCCCTCCAACGTCGCCGCCCTCCAG TTCGAGTGGGCGTGGCAGCACCCGACGGAGTCCCTCGCCGTGCGCAAGGCCGCCGCCGAATTCAAGTCGCTCAGCGGCATCGGCAACAAGGTCAAGCTCGCCTACACCATGCTCAACCTCCCCTCATGGGAAAA TCTGAACCTGGCGGTGAACTTTTTCTCCTCGAAGAACACCAAGTTCACCGCCGGCTGTCCGTCGCTGCCGAGCCAGATGAAGACCGTCGTCTGTGCGATGGAGGATCTGCAGTGCCAGCAGGCCGACGGCCCATCATCTGAGGAGGATGGCAATGACATCCGTGACCCTGAGGAGCCCCAAGACAATGACGAAGAACTATCTGATTCGTCTCTCCGAGATGGATACTCATATTCTGACCATTGTTTCCAGCAACCGTCCTCTGATGATCAAGTGCAGCCAATGGACGAGCAAACCGGTACTGCTGGTTCTGATGTCGAGGATGACTTAGCTGACGAGCTCGCTCCTGCAATGGGATGGAGCCAACTCCTTGAAGCAAGAAGAGAGTTGAATGGACCAAGAACATCGCCTCTGTGTTCCTTGAGCCCGTGCAGCGAGGATGTCGGATTGGAAGAAGGGTCAGGACTGATGTCTCCATTGTTGATGCCCAATGCTAGttcagatgatgatgatggccgTGGCCGCCGTATCCTCTATGGAAACGATGTGGTGGACCTGGTTACCCCGACTCCAGTAGGCCGGCTACCGAGAAGAGACTGCGTTTCCAGCATTTGCCCAAAGATCATTGATCTGACGTCCTCGCCTATTGTCATTCAGTTGTAG
- the LOC8078462 gene encoding nitrile-specifier protein 5, whose amino-acid sequence MAGTWVKMEQKGGGPGARSSHSITLVGHTAYSFGGEFTPRVPVDNTMYAFDLGTQTWSALDDATGDVPPPRVGVTMAAVGGTVYTFGGRDLEHKELNELYAFDTATRAWTLLSSSGGGPPHRSYHSMVADAEGGRVYVFGGCGDAGRLNDLWAYDVASGRWEELPSPGEACRPRGGPGLAVAGGKVWVVYGFSGEEMDDVHCYDPATRAWAVVETTGDRPSPRSVFCGAGIGRHVVVFGGEVDPSDLGHLGAGKFSAEAFALDTETRAWTRLVDDDDKAEAEAEQQQHPGPRGWCAFAAGEKDGRQGLLVYGGNSPTNDRLDDIYFFAPVLEAAAAS is encoded by the exons ATGGCAGGAACCTGGGTGAAG ATGGAGCAGAAGGGTGGCGGCCCTGGAGCACGAAGCTCCCACTCCATCACTCTGGTGGGGCACACGGCCTACTCATTCGGCGGCGAGTTCACCCCGCGCGTGCCGGTGGACAACACCATGTACGCGTTCGACCTCGGCACCCAGACCTGGTCCGCCCTCGACGACGCCACGGGCGACGTGCCCCCGCCGCGCGTCGGGGTGACCATGGCGGCCGTGGGCGGCACGGTGTACACGTTCGGCGGGCGGGACCTGGAGCACAAGGAGCTGAACGAGCTCTACGCCTTCGACACGGCGACGCGGGCGTGGACGCTCCTGTCCTCCTCCGGCGGCGGGCCGCCGCACCGGAGCTACCACTCCATGGTGGCGGACGCGGAGGGAGGGCGGGTGTACGTGTTCGGCGGGTGCGGCGACGCCGGGCGCCTGAACGACCTGTGGGCGTACGACGTGGCGAGTGGGAGGTGGGAGGAGCTGCCGTCGCCGGGGGAGGCGTGCCGCCCGCGCGGCGGGCCGGGGCTGGCAGTCGCCGGCGGGAAGGTGTGGGTGGTGTACGGGTTCTCCGGCGAGGAGATGGACGACGTGCACTGCTACGACCCGGCGACACGGGCGTGGGCTGTGGTGGAGACCACGGGCGACAGGCCGAGCCCACGGAGCGTGTTCTGCGGCGCCGGGATCGGGCGGCACGTCGTGGTGTTTGGCGGCGAGGTGGATCCCAGCGACCTCGGACACCTCGGCGCCGGCAAGTTCTCGGCCGAGGCGTTCGCGCTCGACACGGAGACCCGCGCGTGGACGCGGctggtggacgacgacgacaaggcggaggcggaggcggagcagcagcagcaccccgGGCCACGCGGGTGGTGCGCGTTCGCGGCGGGGGAGAAGGATGGCCGGCAAGGGCTGCTGGTGTATGGCGGCAACTCGCCGACCAACGACCGGCTCGACGACATCTACTTCTTCGCGCCCGTTCTTGAAGCTGCGGCCGCAAGCTAG
- the LOC8069127 gene encoding probable receptor-like protein kinase At2g42960 — MSAGEILRAELSSRTPPFGLRLWVVIGICIWALILCVLGFMCFWSVHRRNKKPGNGNKPCCDKIPVSQIPDVSKEIAVDEVREQHHAVVHNLRVQQESHHTLAVQEKPHHEKDSGKMLGHLVRSKSSDADNLSQCSSAAYQCERAGSSYSGDEGSSGNARRQYAQYATVSASPLVGLPEFSHLGWGHWFTLRDLEHATNRFSKENVIGEGGYGVVYRGRLINGTDVAVKKLLNNMGQAEKEFRVEVEAIGHVRHKNLVRLLGYCVEGIHRMLVYEYVNNGNLEQWLHGAMRQHGVLTWEARMKIVLGIAKALAYLHEAIEPKVVHRDIKSSNILIDEEFNGKLSDFGLAKLLGAGKSHITTRVMGTFGYVAPEYANTGLLNERSDVYSFGVLLLESVTGRDPVDYGRPANEVHLVEWLKMMVGSRRAEEVVDPDMELKPTTRALKRALLVALRCVDPDSEKRPTMGQVVRMLEAEDVPSREDRRSRRAHSSNADSESKASSSEFEISSDRRELGPSARFQS; from the exons ATGTCCGCGGGCGAAATCCTGAGGGCGGAGTTATCTTCCAGGACGCCGCCGTTCGGCCTGCGGCTATGGGTTGTGATTGGCATCTGTATCTGGGCGCTAATCCTGTGCGTCCTGGGCTTCATGTGTTTCTGGTCCGTACACCGGAGGAACAAGAAGCCTGGCAACGGCAACAAGCCCTGCTGCGATAAGATCCCGGTGTCCCAAATCCCGGACGTCTCCAAAGAGATTGCGGTGGACGAGGTGCGGGAGCAGCACCACGCCGTTGTCCACAACCTCCGTGTGCAGCAGGAAAGCCATCACACGCTGGCCGTTCAGGAGAAGCCCCACCACGAGAAGGATTCGGGGAAGATGCTGGGGCACCTGGTTAGGAGCAAGTCGAGCGACGCTGATAACCTGAGCCAGTGCAGCTCCGCGGCGTACCAGTGCGAAAGGGCTGGGAGCTCATACTCTGGCGACGAAGGTAGCTCGGGCAATGCGAGGAGGCAGTATGCTCAGTATGCGACCGTCTCCGCGTCGCCGCTGGTTGGTCTCCCGGAGTTCTCGCACCTGGGTTGGGGCCATTGGTTTACTTTGAGGGATTTGGAGCATGCGACGAATCGGTTTTCTAAGGAGAATGTCATTGGGGAAGGTGGGTATGGAGTTGTTTACCGTGGTCGCCTCATAAATGGTACTGATGTTGCAGTAAAGAAGCTCCTTAATAACAT GGGTCAAGCTGAAAAGGAGTTCAGGGTTGAAGTTGAGGCAATTGGACATGTCAGGCATAAGAATCTTGTCCGCCTTCTTGGATATTGCGTCGAGGGAATACACAG GATGCTTGTGTATGAGTACGTGAATAATGGAAATTTAGAACAGTGGCTTCATGGTGCAATGCGTCAACATGGTGTTCTTACTTGGGAAGCTCGGATGAAAATCGTTCTTGGAATTGCTAAGGC GCTTGCTTATTTACATGAAGCCATAGAACCAAAAGTTGTGCACCGTGATATCAAATCTAGTAATATACTAATTGATGAAGAATTCAATGGCAAGCTTTCTGATTTTGGATTGGCCAAGCTCTTGGGTGCAGGAAAGAGCCATATCACAACTCGAGTTATGGGAACTTTTGG GTATGTCGCCCCTGAATATGCCAACACAGGCCTGTTAAATGAGAGGAGCGATGTCTACAGTTTTGGGGTGCTACTACTGGAATCAGTAACTGGGAGGGATCCAGTTGACTATGGTCGGCCTGCTAATGAG GTGCATCTGGTTGAGTGGCTCAAAATGATGGTTGGCTCGAGAAGAGCTGAGGAGGTGGTGGATCCTGACATGGAGTTGAAACCTACCACTCGGGCTCTGAAGCGTGCCCTTCTAGTGGCACTGCGGTGTGTTGACCCAGACTCTGAGAAAAGACCCACTATGGGACAGGTTGTTCGGATGCTCGAGGCAGAAGATGTCCCATCGCGGGAG GACCGTCGGAGCCGGAGGGCCCACAGCAGTAACGCAGACAGCGAGTCTAAGGCAAGCTCAAGTGAATTCGAGATAAGCAGTGATCGAAGAGAGTTGGGACCGTCCGCGAGGTTTCAGTCCTAA